From Carya illinoinensis cultivar Pawnee chromosome 5, C.illinoinensisPawnee_v1, whole genome shotgun sequence, one genomic window encodes:
- the LOC122309077 gene encoding probable carbohydrate esterase At4g34215: protein MEMPRSEPLSPPNKQIFILSGQSNMSGRGGVTKHHLWDGVVPPECHPNPSILRLSADLQWEPAGEPLHADIDTKKVCGIGPGMSFANAVRERVEGGAVVGLVPCAVGGTALKEWARGEHLYESMVRRARESVKGGGEIRALLWYQGESDTYHQHDAEAYQGRMEILINNVREDLGLPLLPIIQVAIVSGDGRYIEKVRESQLRINLPKVVCIDAKGLELKGDHLHLTTESQVRLGHMLAEAYLTNFDPSPLASSSSASEP, encoded by the exons ATGGAAATGCCCAGATCGGAACCATTATCCCCACCAAACAAACAGATCTTCATCCTGTCCGGTCAGAGCAACATGTCCGGCCGCGGTGGCGTTACCAAGCACCACCTCTGGGACGGCGTTGTCCCCCCCGAGTGCCATCCCAACCCTTCCATTCTCCGCCTCAGCGCCGATCTCCAATGGGAGCCAGCGGGTGAGCCTCTCCACGCCGACATCGACACCAAGAAGGTCTGCGGGATTGGTCCTGGGATGTCGTTCGCCAACGCTGTGAGGGAGCGCGTCGAGGGGGGTGCTGTGGTGGGGCTGGTCCCATGCGCGGTGGGCGGGACGGCCTTGAAGGAGTGGGCGCGTGGGGAGCACCTGTACGAGAGTATGGTGAGGAGGGCTAGAGAGAGCGTGAAGGGTGGTGGGGAAATCAGAGCCTTGCTATGGTACCAAGGAGAGAGTGACACGTATCATCAACACGATGCCGAGGCATATCAGGGGAGAATGGAAATTCTCATAAACAACGTGCGGGAGGATCTGGGTTTGCCCTTGCTTCCAATAATTCAG GTAGCAATCGTTTCGGGGGATGGGAGATACATCGAGAAAGTTAGAGAATCGCAGCTAAGAATCAATCTGCCAAAGGTTGTATGCATTGACGCCAAGGGATTGGAGCTGAAAGGAGACCACCTGCATCTAACCACAGAGTCACAGGTTAGGTTGGGCCACATGCTGGCTGAGGCATACCTCACCAACTTTGACCCATCGCCTCTTGCTTCCTCCTCCTCGGCCAGCGAGCCTTGA
- the LOC122309074 gene encoding probable LRR receptor-like serine/threonine-protein kinase At4g37250, translating into MNLHLIWWRITSYVLLLIPSFALNSDGILLLSFKYSILSDPLSVLQSWNYYDETPCAWTGVTCTEIGNPATPDMFRVTSLALPNSQLLGSIVADLGMIQYLRHLDLSGNFFNGSLPNSIFNASELQVISLSNNVISGELPAELIGGLRSLQLLNLSDNALAGNIPQNLTTLQNLTVVSLRSNYFSGIVPNGFNSVELLDLSSNLLNGSLPVGFGGESLRYLNLSYNKISGKIPPEFSKRIPQNTTIDLSFNNLTGPIPESLALLNQKNEFFSGNADLCGKPLKNLCLIPSALSKPPNGTSTSSPAIAVIPETIDSIPVTGSPGAPNGTDQNSAQGGLKPGAIAGIAIGDLAGISLLAMVIFYVYHLRKGNNILKPKNAGMETEKKVEVSIKQDTIHRKPAPWSCLGEEASEATSSDGDHDNEREVAISIYPNGDDHQKGQLVTVDGETKLELETLLKASAYILGASGASIVYKAVLEDGTALAVRRIGESGVERMRDFENQVRAIAKLRHPNLVSVRGFYWGDDEKLVIYDFVSNGSLASASYRKAGSSPSHLPLEVRFKLARGVARGLAYIHEKKHVHGNVKPSNILLNSDMEPIIGDFGLERLVLGSTSHKVSSSARFLGSQRPTPGPTRDGIQQDLPITGASPYTPAVGSSVSSPYQAPESLRNLKPNPKWDVYSFGIVLLELLTGRVLSDGELSQWTVGAVADEKNWVLRMADVSIRSEVEGRENAMLACLKLGFSCASFAPHKRPSMKEALQVLERTPCSSG; encoded by the exons ATGAACCTCCATTTGATCTGGTGGAGAATCACTTCCTATGTTCTCCTACTAATTCCCTCGTTTGCTCTAAATTCAGATGGGATCCTACTGCTTTCCTTCAAATACTCAATCCTAAGCGACCCGCTGTCAGTCTTGCAGAGCTGGAACTACTACGACGAAACACCGTGTGCATGGACCGGAGTCACCTGCACTGAAATAGGAAACCCGGCCACGCCAGATATGTTCAGGGTCACCAGCTTGGCCCTCCCCAACAGCCAGCTTCTGGGTTCGATCGTCGCCGACCTCGGCATGATCCAATACCTTCGCCACCTCGATCTCTCCGGCAATTTCTTCAATGGGTCTCTACCCAATTCAATCTTCAATGCCTCAGAGCTTCAGGTGATTTCCCTTTCAAACAATGTTATCTCTGGCGAGCTACCAGCCGAGCTTATAGGTGGGTTAAGAAGCTTACAGTTGCTAAATCTTTCTGATAATGCCTTGGCCGGGAATATACCTCAAAATCTCACTACTTTGCAGAACCTGACTGTTGTTTCTTTGAGGAGTAACTACTTTTCTGGTATTGTTCCAAACGGGTTTAACTCGGTTGAATTGTTAGATCTGTCTTCGAATCTGCTCAACGGGTCTTTGCCTGTTGGTTTTGGTGGAGAGAGTTTGCGCTACTTGAACCTCTCTTACAATAAGATTTCGGGAAAAATACCACCAGAGTTTTCAAAACGAATACCACAAAATACTACAATCGATCTCTCATTCAACAACCTAACCGGACCTATTCCGGAGTCTCTAGCATTGCTCAACCAGAAAAACGAGTTCTTTTCCGGGAATGCGGATCTATGTGGCAAACCCTTGAAGAACCTATGCTTGATTCCTTCCGCTTTGTCTAAGCCTCCCAATGGCACCTCCACGTCTTCTCCCGCAATCGCGGTCATACCCGAAACCATTGACTCAATACCAGTAACAGGCTCACCCGGCGCACCAAATGGGACTGATCAGAACTCAGCACAAGGTGGTCTAAAGCCCGGGGCCATAGCCGGAATAGCTATTGGAGACTTGGCCGGTATAAGCCTTCTTGCGATGGTTATTTTTTACGTCTACCATCTGAGAAAGGGAAACAATATTCTTAAACCAAAAAATGCCGGAATGGAGACGGAAAAGAAAGTAGAAGTGAGCATAAAACAAGACACAATTCACAGAAAGCCCGCGCCTTGGTCCTGCTTAGGCGAAGAGGCTTCAGAGGCAACTAGTTCTGATGGTGACCACGATAACGAACGCGAAGTTGCAATTAGTATTTATCCAAACGGGGACGATCATCAGAAAGGTCAGCTTGTGACGGTAGACGGAGAGACAAAGCTGGAGCTGGAGACTTTGCTGAAGGCGTCGGCGTATATACTTGGAGCCAGCGGGGCGAGCATTGTGTACAAAGCGGTGCTCGAGGATGGGACTGCGCTGGCAGTGAGGAGGATAGGAGAGAGCGGGGTTGAGAGGATGAGGGACTTTGAGAACCAGGTCAGGGCCATAGCTAAGTTGCGCCACCCCAACTTGGTTAGCGTTCGTGGGTTCTACTGGGGAGATGATGAGAAGCTCGTTATCTATGACTTTGTCTCCAATGGCAGCCTTGCTAGCGCCAGTTACA GAAAAGCAGGCTCATCACCAAGTCATCTACCTCTTGAGGTCCGGTTCAAGTTAGCAAGAGGAGTGGCCCGAGGACTGGCCTACATCCACGAGAAGAAACACGTACATGGCAACGTTAAACCCAGCAACATCCTCTTAAACTCTGACATGGAGCCTATCATCGGCGACTTTGGTCTGGAACGCCTCGTCTTGGGCAGCACCAGCCACAAAGTGAGCAGCTCAGCCCGGTTTTTGGGAAGCCAAAGACCCACACCAGGACCCACTCGCGACGGCATACAACAAGACCTCCCAATTACTGGTGCCAGTCCCTACACACCTGCTGTGGGAAGTAGTGTATCGTCGCCTTATCAAGCGCCCGAGTCCCTGAGGAACCTGAAGCCCAACCCCAAGTGGGACGTGTACTCGTTTGGGATAGTTTTGCTTGAACTTCTAACGGGGAGAGTACTTTCAGACGGAGAACTGAGTCAATGGACCGTAGGCGCAGTGGCAGATGAGAAAAACTGGGTTTTGAGAATGGCTGATGTGTCAATCAGAAGTGAAGTGGAAGGCAGGGAGAATGCCATGCTGGCATGCTTGAAATTAGGATTTAGCTGTGCCTCTTTTGCTCCACATAAGAGACCCTCCATGAAAGAAGCTCTCCAAGTCCTGGAGAGGACCCCATGCTCATCAGGCTAA